In Selenomonas dianae, a genomic segment contains:
- a CDS encoding SGNH/GDSL hydrolase family protein, giving the protein MKHYFFFTGIIFLTVLGCIFSVERMDLLSLRQIDITATVEESNGKSTLMWERLPYPCYYRIDTYIKTTGTITEETIYEHIKTEFSTSPSCQISSASIPFYYRITAYGMFGAVTAPSTPISTPYFTTKAPIPIYHYTADHPASLMPFLVWHSIPNAVLYEVEILSAPPSKEGGTEHSPTHHLMSTQNIFTNGWQADLRAYLTYEKLYWRVRALGLKHEPIGEFSVAEPLYLNKSIEFPNRPIPNTYDQILNFHQPLYPVYQWIPLNGVTHYEVELLTEPPAEPHGTTPDSKRIWAEKIADTNSIYDEYARPYAGVYYWRVRGLDAQDNTIGTWSDSASFTVDSKSEKRIYAAALGDSITHGGGAISSSPAFLEYSYTTYLPFECFNLGRSGDTSHTTLERFEQDVLPLHPVNLLILTGSNSLRAIGVTAQDIINDLDELENKCRAHGIRPIFLTLLPLNPERISLAFHSETDLSWKWKLTAVNMWIRSQDFYIDIEPYFYDMQKSILDPRLSTDGLHPDIDGKRMMAEIINEHRDVFQELP; this is encoded by the coding sequence ATGAAGCATTATTTTTTCTTTACGGGCATTATTTTTCTTACAGTTCTTGGATGTATTTTTAGCGTTGAGCGCATGGATCTTCTGAGTCTGAGACAGATCGACATAACTGCCACGGTTGAGGAATCGAACGGAAAATCGACACTTATGTGGGAACGTCTTCCCTATCCCTGCTATTATCGGATCGACACATACATCAAGACAACGGGAACAATCACTGAGGAGACAATCTATGAACATATAAAGACCGAGTTTTCCACTTCGCCCTCCTGCCAAATTTCATCCGCTTCGATTCCGTTTTATTATCGTATTACAGCCTATGGTATGTTTGGCGCTGTGACCGCACCTTCAACGCCGATCTCGACACCATATTTCACGACGAAAGCCCCAATTCCAATCTATCATTATACAGCGGATCATCCCGCAAGCCTTATGCCATTTCTCGTATGGCACAGCATACCCAATGCTGTACTCTACGAAGTCGAGATTCTGTCTGCACCGCCGTCAAAAGAAGGTGGTACGGAACATTCTCCAACGCATCACTTGATGAGCACGCAAAATATTTTCACGAATGGGTGGCAGGCAGATCTGCGTGCCTATCTAACCTATGAGAAGCTGTATTGGCGCGTGCGTGCTCTTGGTCTAAAACATGAACCGATTGGGGAATTTTCCGTTGCAGAACCGTTGTACCTGAATAAATCTATAGAGTTTCCCAACCGTCCGATTCCGAACACGTACGATCAAATACTGAATTTTCATCAGCCGCTTTACCCGGTCTATCAGTGGATTCCATTAAACGGGGTAACACATTATGAAGTCGAATTGCTCACAGAACCGCCCGCAGAACCCCATGGAACAACACCGGATTCAAAACGCATATGGGCAGAGAAAATAGCCGATACCAATTCCATCTATGATGAATACGCACGTCCTTATGCCGGCGTATATTACTGGCGTGTACGGGGGTTGGATGCGCAAGATAATACCATTGGTACATGGTCAGATTCAGCTTCATTCACGGTTGATTCCAAAAGCGAAAAACGTATCTATGCAGCTGCACTTGGAGACAGCATAACCCACGGAGGTGGTGCAATTTCAAGCTCTCCTGCCTTCCTTGAATACAGCTATACGACATATCTCCCGTTCGAATGCTTCAATCTTGGACGCAGTGGTGATACATCCCATACAACATTGGAACGCTTTGAACAGGATGTACTCCCTCTTCACCCCGTTAATCTTCTGATCTTGACCGGTTCAAACAGTCTGCGGGCAATTGGCGTGACAGCGCAGGATATTATCAACGATTTGGATGAGCTTGAAAACAAATGTCGTGCTCACGGCATCCGCCCGATCTTCCTGACGCTTTTGCCGCTTAATCCGGAACGCATTTCGCTTGCTTTCCACTCAGAAACAGATCTCTCATGGAAGTGGAAATTAACCGCCGTCAATATGTGGATTCGATCACAGGATTTCTACATCGACATCGAACCATATTTTTATGACATGCAGAAGAGCATTCTTGATCCACGCCTCTCCACGGACGGATTGCACCCCGATATTGACGGAAAGCGGATGATGGCGGAAATCATCAACGAGCACCGTGACGTTTTCCAGGAACTCCCGTAG
- the cobO gene encoding cob(I)yrinic acid a,c-diamide adenosyltransferase, which produces MEKKGLIIVHTGDGKGKTTAALGMAMRAWGNHLRVLILQFIKGSWKYGELEAIKALASVHNHIEIRQGGLGFSQRDRGAEEEHRRAAAELLQMAVDELRNNAWDMVILDEFNYAYSFGFIAPKDLDSLLSARSENTHLVFTGRNASHELIDHADLVTEMRLIKHPFQKGIKAQRGVEF; this is translated from the coding sequence ATGGAAAAAAAGGGTCTTATCATCGTCCACACCGGAGATGGAAAGGGAAAGACAACAGCGGCACTCGGGATGGCGATGCGTGCATGGGGGAATCACCTGCGCGTACTCATTCTCCAGTTCATCAAGGGGAGCTGGAAGTATGGAGAGCTCGAAGCCATCAAGGCACTCGCATCCGTCCACAATCATATTGAGATTCGACAGGGCGGACTCGGTTTCTCGCAGAGAGATCGAGGAGCAGAAGAAGAGCATCGGCGTGCCGCTGCGGAGCTTCTTCAGATGGCAGTGGACGAACTCCGAAACAATGCATGGGATATGGTCATCCTTGATGAATTCAACTATGCTTACTCCTTTGGATTTATTGCTCCAAAGGATCTGGACAGCCTGCTTTCTGCACGATCGGAGAACACCCATCTGGTCTTTACGGGACGGAATGCCTCCCATGAACTTATTGACCATGCGGATCTCGTTACGGAGATGCGTCTTATTAAGCATCCGTTTCAGAAGGGAATTAAAGCCCAGAGGGGAGTTGAGTTTTAA
- a CDS encoding pyruvate carboxylase subunit B, producing the protein MAKNPVKITETVLRDGHQSLLATRMRISDMLPQLAALDAIGYNSLEAWGGATFDSCLRFLDEDPWERLDILKKNLKTPIQMLLRGQNLLGYNHYSNDVVEKFVQKASEHGIGVFRIFDALNDIRNLKVAIDAALKCPEKPHVQGCLVYTISPVHTNESFVELAVELEKMGCHSVCIKDMSGLLKPYVAEDLVKKLKAAVKIPIDLHTHCTSGFGHATYLKAVEAGVDIIDTALAPFSSDTSQPCTETMVAMLEGEDRDTGLDRQAMTPISKYFLGVKQDLIKTFNLKGYFDVNPNVLDFQIPGGMLSNLANQLKEAGMEDKYQDLLDEMPRVRKDVGYPPLVTPSSQIVGTMATFNVMTGERYKMVPTEFKDLARGKFGRTPVEIDRKFLTDTLGIAPEDIIDDCSIEDAKATTFAEFKEELKNKGYINPSDEDVLSYALFPQVAEEFFQKHYKPITAYVKE; encoded by the coding sequence ATGGCAAAGAATCCGGTCAAAATCACTGAGACTGTCCTCCGCGATGGTCACCAGTCACTGCTGGCAACCCGCATGAGAATTTCGGATATGCTTCCGCAGCTTGCGGCACTTGATGCCATTGGCTATAATTCTCTTGAAGCTTGGGGCGGTGCTACGTTTGATAGCTGTCTGCGCTTCCTTGATGAGGATCCGTGGGAGCGTTTGGATATTTTGAAGAAGAATCTCAAAACACCGATTCAGATGCTTCTCCGTGGTCAGAACCTGCTTGGTTATAACCATTACTCCAACGATGTTGTGGAGAAATTCGTTCAGAAGGCATCCGAGCACGGCATTGGTGTATTTCGTATTTTTGATGCACTCAACGATATTCGTAACCTCAAAGTCGCGATTGATGCGGCACTCAAGTGCCCTGAAAAACCACATGTTCAAGGCTGTCTGGTCTATACGATCAGCCCTGTTCACACGAATGAAAGCTTTGTTGAGCTTGCAGTCGAGCTTGAAAAAATGGGCTGCCATTCCGTCTGCATCAAAGATATGTCAGGACTTCTGAAGCCGTATGTCGCAGAGGATCTTGTCAAGAAACTCAAGGCTGCGGTGAAGATTCCCATTGACCTTCATACGCACTGTACCTCCGGATTCGGTCATGCAACCTACCTGAAGGCGGTCGAAGCCGGTGTTGATATCATTGATACCGCACTTGCCCCATTCTCCAGCGATACTTCGCAGCCGTGCACGGAGACGATGGTAGCAATGCTTGAGGGTGAGGATCGTGATACGGGGCTTGACCGTCAGGCGATGACTCCGATTTCTAAGTACTTCCTTGGGGTTAAGCAGGATCTCATTAAGACCTTTAACCTTAAGGGGTATTTCGATGTGAATCCGAATGTCCTGGACTTCCAGATTCCCGGTGGTATGCTCTCGAACCTTGCAAATCAGCTCAAGGAAGCGGGTATGGAGGACAAGTATCAGGATCTTCTGGATGAAATGCCGCGTGTTCGCAAGGATGTCGGCTATCCCCCGCTCGTTACGCCGTCCTCGCAGATTGTCGGTACGATGGCAACCTTCAACGTCATGACCGGTGAACGCTACAAGATGGTGCCGACTGAGTTCAAGGATCTTGCACGTGGTAAGTTCGGCAGGACACCGGTTGAAATTGATCGTAAGTTCCTGACGGATACGCTTGGTATTGCTCCCGAGGACATCATTGATGATTGCTCCATCGAGGATGCAAAGGCAACAACGTTTGCAGAGTTCAAAGAAGAGCTCAAGAATAAGGGCTATATCAATCCATCGGATGAGGATGTTCTCTCCTACGCTCTCTTCCCGCAGGTCGCGGAGGAGTTCTTCCAGAAACACTATAAGCCGATCACTGCCTATGTCAAAGAGTAA
- the hisIE gene encoding bifunctional phosphoribosyl-AMP cyclohydrolase/phosphoribosyl-ATP diphosphatase HisIE produces MSVDISMVNFDEHGLVPVIVQEENNQVLMLAYMNRESIEKTIETGFAWYYSRSRKKLWKKGETSGNVQRVHDISYDCDGDTILLRVKQTGVACHTGTYSCFNGRKLYSVDTNSIVPVDAKEKMPLAEILSDLYEVIQSRRLHPVEGSYTNYLFDKGQDKILKKLGEETAETIIASKNNIREDVLYEMGDLWYHCLVLLAYHNMTPEDLLEELKRRHRGGSYHKFAGKTGMRPDM; encoded by the coding sequence ATGAGTGTTGATATTTCAATGGTGAATTTTGATGAACATGGGCTTGTTCCTGTCATTGTTCAGGAAGAAAATAATCAAGTCCTCATGCTCGCGTATATGAATCGTGAATCCATTGAAAAAACGATTGAAACCGGATTTGCGTGGTACTACAGCCGCAGCCGCAAGAAGCTGTGGAAAAAAGGGGAAACATCGGGGAACGTTCAGCGCGTTCATGATATTTCCTATGACTGCGACGGTGATACGATCCTGCTTCGCGTCAAACAGACGGGTGTAGCCTGTCATACGGGTACGTATTCGTGTTTTAACGGAAGAAAACTCTATTCTGTGGATACAAACAGCATAGTTCCAGTCGATGCAAAAGAGAAAATGCCGCTTGCAGAGATTTTGTCCGATCTCTATGAGGTCATTCAGAGCCGGCGGCTTCATCCTGTCGAAGGTTCTTACACAAACTATCTCTTCGACAAAGGTCAAGACAAGATTTTGAAAAAGCTTGGCGAAGAAACGGCAGAAACGATCATTGCGTCCAAAAACAACATTCGTGAAGATGTGCTCTATGAAATGGGAGATCTCTGGTATCACTGTTTGGTATTGCTCGCGTATCACAATATGACACCGGAGGATCTGCTCGAAGAGCTGAAGCGACGCCATCGTGGCGGCAGTTATCATAAATTTGCGGGAAAGACAGGAATGCGGCCGGATATGTAA
- the hisF gene encoding imidazole glycerol phosphate synthase subunit HisF, translating to MKKTFAKRIIPCLDVKDGRVVKGTNFVGLRDAGSPTELAERYDKERADELVFLDITASHEERSTMLDVVSDCASKVFIPLTVGGGIRTLEDMHRMLNAGADKITVNTAAVKHPEVIRDGAMHFGSQCIVVAIDARRNGVDTWEVYVNGGRTPTGMDCVSWAKDVVTLGAGEILLTSMDADGTKNGYDIALTRAVSENVNVPVIASGGAGRLEHFYDVLAEGKADAVLAASLFHYGELSINEVKMYLKSRGLEVRF from the coding sequence TTGAAAAAAACATTTGCAAAACGTATTATCCCATGCCTTGATGTCAAGGATGGACGCGTTGTGAAAGGGACGAATTTTGTCGGCTTAAGAGATGCAGGAAGCCCGACGGAATTAGCTGAGCGTTATGATAAAGAACGTGCGGACGAGCTTGTGTTTTTGGATATTACTGCGTCGCATGAAGAACGCAGCACGATGCTCGATGTCGTATCGGACTGCGCGTCAAAAGTTTTTATTCCACTTACGGTTGGCGGTGGAATCCGCACTTTAGAGGATATGCACCGTATGCTGAACGCAGGGGCTGATAAAATCACTGTCAATACAGCTGCAGTAAAACATCCGGAAGTGATACGCGATGGAGCAATGCATTTCGGGAGTCAATGCATTGTAGTTGCAATTGACGCACGCCGTAACGGCGTGGACACATGGGAGGTCTATGTCAATGGTGGAAGAACGCCAACGGGGATGGACTGCGTTTCTTGGGCAAAGGATGTTGTCACACTCGGGGCGGGAGAAATCCTGTTGACCAGTATGGATGCTGACGGCACAAAAAATGGTTATGATATTGCACTCACGCGTGCTGTGTCGGAAAATGTCAACGTGCCCGTTATTGCTTCCGGAGGCGCCGGCAGATTGGAGCATTTCTATGATGTGCTTGCCGAAGGAAAAGCGGATGCCGTATTGGCCGCCTCATTGTTCCATTATGGGGAACTTTCTATAAATGAAGTGAAGATGTACTTGAAGTCGCGTGGACTGGAGGTTCGATTCTGA
- the hisA gene encoding 1-(5-phosphoribosyl)-5-[(5-phosphoribosylamino)methylideneamino]imidazole-4-carboxamide isomerase: MIIFPAIDLRDGKCVRLLKGDFSQETIYSSAPEDVALRWTQEGAEYLHVVDLDGALAGKPKNTEVIKKILSNVQIPVELGGGIRTLEMIENTLALGVTRVILGSAAVQNRDLVKEACRLYGDRIVVGIDAKDGIAAVDGWGISSGISAVELAKELASYGLKTIIYTDIARDGTLSGVNIEATANLATSSGVDIVASGGVKSLEDIHALKERETDGVVGVIAGKSIYEGTLSLSEAIAAAR, encoded by the coding sequence ATGATTATTTTCCCTGCCATTGATTTACGCGACGGAAAATGTGTCCGTCTCCTGAAAGGTGATTTTTCACAGGAAACAATCTACAGCAGCGCACCCGAAGATGTCGCCCTTCGTTGGACACAGGAAGGGGCGGAATACCTGCATGTCGTTGATCTTGACGGAGCACTTGCCGGAAAGCCGAAAAACACCGAGGTCATCAAGAAAATCCTCAGCAACGTTCAAATTCCCGTTGAGCTTGGCGGTGGTATTCGCACACTTGAAATGATAGAAAACACCTTAGCTCTGGGCGTGACACGCGTGATTCTTGGATCTGCTGCAGTACAGAACCGCGATCTTGTAAAAGAGGCTTGTCGGCTCTATGGCGATCGCATTGTGGTTGGCATTGATGCGAAGGATGGCATTGCCGCCGTGGATGGATGGGGCATATCGAGCGGTATTTCTGCTGTCGAACTGGCGAAAGAGCTTGCGTCTTATGGGTTGAAAACGATCATATACACCGATATAGCACGGGATGGAACACTCTCAGGCGTTAATATCGAGGCAACCGCGAACCTTGCGACATCGTCCGGTGTGGATATCGTCGCCTCCGGTGGGGTTAAGTCATTGGAAGATATTCACGCTTTGAAAGAGAGAGAGACAGACGGGGTTGTTGGCGTAATTGCCGGAAAATCGATTTACGAAGGAACGCTTTCCTTATCGGAGGCGATTGCTGCTGCCCGCTAA
- the hisH gene encoding imidazole glycerol phosphate synthase subunit HisH: MITIINYGVGNLFSVEKAFIALGEEVRVSSRSEDILASDKIVLPGVGAFGDCMKQLQASGLIPAMRECVDREIPLLGICIGLQILFSGSEESAGIDGLGFLDGCVRKISAPNEKIPHMGWNALDILEAHRDRGLFKGIPQASYVYFVHSYHAVPENKDIVSSTCFYGEKITASISAGNIMATQFHPEKSGDIGLNIIQNFIRHGQEGSR, translated from the coding sequence ATGATTACAATAATAAATTATGGTGTTGGAAATTTATTCAGTGTTGAAAAAGCATTTATCGCATTGGGGGAAGAGGTTCGTGTCAGCTCCAGAAGCGAAGATATTCTCGCCTCGGATAAAATCGTATTGCCAGGCGTGGGTGCCTTTGGAGACTGCATGAAACAGCTCCAGGCATCCGGCTTGATTCCTGCAATGCGCGAATGCGTTGATCGTGAGATCCCCTTGCTTGGTATCTGCATAGGGCTTCAAATTCTTTTTTCGGGCAGCGAGGAATCCGCGGGGATAGATGGGCTTGGTTTTCTGGATGGTTGTGTACGAAAGATTTCGGCGCCAAATGAAAAAATCCCGCATATGGGCTGGAATGCACTTGATATTTTGGAAGCACATAGGGATCGGGGCTTATTTAAGGGAATACCACAGGCTTCCTATGTATATTTTGTGCACAGCTATCATGCAGTACCGGAGAATAAGGATATTGTTTCATCAACCTGCTTCTATGGAGAGAAAATTACGGCATCCATATCTGCCGGAAATATCATGGCAACGCAATTTCATCCCGAAAAATCGGGGGATATTGGACTAAACATCATTCAGAACTTTATTCGTCATGGACAGGAGGGAAGCAGATGA
- the hisB gene encoding imidazoleglycerol-phosphate dehydratase HisB gives MSIRNAEIHRKTGETDVTVSVGIDGTGVSEIDTGIGFFDHMLTLFASHGRFDLTVKCDGDIEVDGHHSVEDIGITMGQAFYAALGEKRGITRYGSFYLPMDETLVLAALDISGRPFLVYDPGDTPMTPMIGGYDTELTEEFLRAFAFHAGLTLHVKILYGTNSHHKVEAIFKAVAHALRIAAEKDARLEDMIPSTKGLL, from the coding sequence ATGAGCATACGCAATGCGGAAATACATCGAAAGACAGGGGAAACGGACGTAACTGTTTCCGTCGGGATCGATGGCACAGGAGTCTCCGAGATTGATACGGGCATCGGCTTTTTCGATCATATGCTGACACTGTTTGCGTCTCATGGACGATTTGACTTGACTGTAAAATGTGATGGCGATATTGAAGTCGATGGGCACCACTCTGTTGAGGATATCGGCATTACGATGGGGCAGGCGTTCTATGCTGCACTTGGAGAAAAGCGCGGTATTACGAGGTATGGATCATTCTATCTGCCCATGGATGAGACACTCGTATTGGCGGCTTTGGATATCAGCGGGCGCCCCTTTCTCGTTTACGACCCCGGAGATACACCGATGACGCCGATGATCGGCGGTTATGATACGGAGCTTACAGAGGAGTTCCTGCGTGCATTTGCTTTTCATGCAGGGCTCACGCTTCATGTGAAGATCCTCTATGGAACGAACTCACATCACAAAGTGGAGGCGATATTTAAGGCAGTTGCACACGCGCTTCGAATCGCTGCAGAGAAGGATGCGCGACTGGAGGATATGATTCCGTCGACTAAGGGACTTCTGTGA
- the hisC gene encoding histidinol-phosphate transaminase yields MLNYRDGLALMPHYDTSEQDWRIKVNANESNVGLPPLVEERVMTRLSRIAFSRYPNEEYDLLCEQIGEAYGYRQENVIIGNGSSEIIEKVFYAFGGDDTHKIVYPTPSFSMYGIYAAVADAVGVSVPLDDNYTLDVERFIHAVNQSNASLAVICNPNNPTGQVLTMAELEHIAESISCAFLIDEAYVEFYGNTSIPLLKKYPHMMIARTFSKAYALASSRVGYMLAHKNIINMVAKTYMPYHINVPSLVTADTVFQMRSEFEPQIQMICAERERMQEKYSLLDSVTVYPSHANFILLHYPHAEALNKEFIKCGIGVRSFGKAPQLENMLRISIGRADENDEVYRVMKFFVEENP; encoded by the coding sequence ATGCTGAACTATCGTGATGGATTGGCATTGATGCCGCATTATGACACAAGCGAGCAGGATTGGCGCATCAAGGTGAATGCCAACGAATCGAATGTCGGACTTCCTCCATTGGTAGAGGAACGAGTTATGACACGCCTGTCACGCATAGCATTTTCACGCTATCCCAATGAGGAATACGATCTGCTTTGCGAGCAGATCGGAGAGGCATACGGCTATCGTCAAGAAAATGTAATCATTGGAAATGGTTCGAGTGAGATCATAGAGAAGGTGTTTTATGCCTTTGGCGGCGATGATACGCATAAAATTGTTTATCCAACGCCATCGTTTTCCATGTACGGAATCTATGCTGCTGTGGCAGATGCCGTTGGTGTATCTGTTCCGTTGGACGACAACTATACACTGGACGTAGAGAGATTCATTCATGCAGTCAATCAGAGCAACGCTTCTCTCGCGGTCATCTGCAACCCGAACAATCCGACAGGGCAGGTATTGACTATGGCAGAGCTTGAGCATATTGCAGAAAGTATATCATGTGCTTTTCTAATTGATGAGGCATACGTTGAGTTTTATGGAAATACATCCATTCCGCTTCTAAAAAAATATCCTCATATGATGATTGCACGTACTTTTTCGAAGGCGTATGCACTTGCCTCGTCCCGTGTTGGCTATATGTTGGCACACAAAAATATCATCAATATGGTTGCAAAGACCTATATGCCGTACCATATCAATGTTCCGTCACTTGTCACAGCGGATACAGTCTTTCAAATGCGCTCAGAATTTGAGCCGCAAATTCAGATGATCTGTGCGGAGCGTGAGCGTATGCAGGAAAAGTATAGTTTACTCGATTCTGTGACAGTCTATCCATCTCATGCGAATTTCATTCTGCTTCATTATCCTCATGCAGAGGCGCTTAATAAAGAGTTTATCAAATGCGGCATTGGGGTACGGAGTTTTGGAAAAGCTCCGCAGCTGGAGAATATGCTGCGCATTTCCATTGGTCGAGCGGATGAAAATGACGAGGTATATCGTGTTATGAAGTTTTTTGTGGAGGAGAATCCATGA
- the hisD gene encoding histidinol dehydrogenase: MNIVSVADVGMKQARRLLQKKAFDEVVLNDRIRARNKELFGADLSATELVHRIVQEVRHKGDQALFHYTKLLDCVDLASDNLMVSEEEFQVAEHSADPKVVASLKKAADNIFSYHEEQKPRSWMTYRAHGSILGQEILPLSRVGIYVPGGTAAYPSSVLMNAIPALVAGVGEIIMSVPTKDGVINPYVLVAARFLGIRKIFKMGGAQAISAMAYGTENVPRVDKITGPGNIFVTLAKKKVYGHVDIDMLAGPSEILILADDSASPSYIAADLLSQAEHDPLASSILITDDRILAERSMKEVLCQLERLPRKDIARASIEDNGRIIVTENMEQAVILANVSGPEHMELLVKDPFHMLPQIRCAGAIFVGAYSPEPLGDYFAGPNHVLPTGGTARFYSVLNVETFMKRTSIISYTQEALESVSDDIIRLAETEGLEAHARAIRMRRRENAELS; this comes from the coding sequence GTGAATATCGTATCTGTTGCAGATGTTGGCATGAAACAAGCGAGGCGACTGCTTCAGAAGAAGGCCTTTGATGAGGTTGTACTGAATGACCGTATTCGCGCACGCAATAAAGAACTTTTCGGCGCAGATCTTTCTGCGACAGAGCTGGTTCACCGTATCGTTCAGGAAGTACGTCATAAGGGCGATCAGGCACTCTTCCACTATACGAAATTACTGGATTGCGTTGATTTGGCATCGGATAATTTGATGGTGTCTGAGGAAGAATTTCAGGTGGCGGAACACAGTGCCGACCCGAAGGTTGTTGCATCGCTAAAAAAAGCGGCAGATAATATCTTTTCCTACCACGAGGAGCAAAAACCACGCTCGTGGATGACCTACCGCGCACATGGTTCAATTCTTGGGCAGGAGATTCTTCCGCTCTCACGCGTTGGCATCTATGTTCCTGGGGGGACAGCAGCATATCCTTCATCGGTACTTATGAATGCGATTCCCGCCCTTGTTGCAGGAGTAGGAGAGATCATTATGTCTGTCCCGACTAAGGACGGTGTGATCAATCCGTATGTTCTCGTTGCGGCACGTTTCCTTGGTATCCGTAAGATCTTCAAAATGGGGGGAGCACAGGCCATTTCAGCGATGGCATATGGAACAGAGAACGTTCCACGTGTCGATAAGATTACTGGTCCCGGCAATATCTTCGTGACACTTGCCAAAAAAAAAGTATATGGTCACGTCGATATTGATATGCTCGCGGGACCAAGTGAAATTCTGATTTTGGCAGATGACAGTGCGTCTCCTTCCTACATAGCCGCAGATCTGCTCAGTCAAGCAGAGCATGACCCACTTGCATCGAGTATTCTCATTACCGATGACCGAATATTGGCGGAGCGATCCATGAAGGAGGTGCTGTGTCAGCTGGAACGTCTGCCGCGCAAGGATATTGCGCGTGCCTCGATTGAGGACAATGGACGTATTATCGTGACGGAGAATATGGAACAGGCAGTCATTCTTGCGAATGTATCGGGACCGGAACATATGGAACTTCTTGTCAAAGATCCTTTCCATATGCTGCCTCAGATTCGATGTGCCGGTGCTATCTTTGTCGGAGCATATTCGCCGGAACCGCTCGGGGACTATTTTGCGGGGCCAAATCATGTGCTGCCAACGGGAGGGACGGCACGGTTCTATTCTGTTTTGAATGTAGAGACTTTTATGAAACGTACAAGCATCATATCCTACACACAGGAAGCACTCGAAAGTGTCAGCGATGACATCATTCGTCTTGCCGAAACAGAAGGTCTTGAGGCTCATGCGCGTGCAATTCGTATGAGGAGGAGAGAGAATGCTGAACTATCGTGA
- the hisG gene encoding ATP phosphoribosyltransferase: MEKYAADYLTIALPKGKLFSLSAHLFEKIGIAADHLSEKSRKLVISNDELKVQFIITKTSDVPTYVEYGAADIGIIGKDILVESGQDVYELLDLGFGKCRLMMAVPREERRSRLLDYTHTRVATKYPHIAEHFFAQQGMQMEYIKLNGSIELGPIVGLSESIVDIVETGTTLVENDLEEIAHIMNISARLIANRVSFKLKFDRIYRIVNDLKQVLEGGEIG; this comes from the coding sequence ATGGAAAAATATGCTGCAGATTATTTAACAATTGCCTTACCGAAAGGCAAACTGTTCTCTCTGTCCGCGCATCTGTTTGAGAAAATTGGAATCGCAGCAGACCATCTCAGTGAGAAATCCCGTAAACTCGTGATTTCAAATGACGAACTCAAGGTCCAATTTATTATTACGAAAACTTCGGATGTGCCCACATATGTGGAATATGGTGCAGCGGATATTGGTATCATCGGGAAGGATATTCTGGTGGAATCCGGGCAGGATGTCTATGAACTGCTCGACCTTGGCTTTGGGAAATGCCGTCTGATGATGGCTGTTCCACGAGAAGAACGGCGCAGTCGCCTGTTGGACTATACACATACGCGTGTGGCGACTAAATATCCGCACATTGCAGAGCATTTTTTTGCACAGCAGGGAATGCAGATGGAGTATATCAAGTTGAATGGATCGATTGAATTGGGTCCGATTGTGGGACTTTCTGAGAGTATTGTCGATATTGTGGAAACAGGAACTACGCTTGTCGAGAACGACTTGGAAGAGATCGCGCACATTATGAATATCAGTGCCCGCCTCATTGCCAATCGCGTAAGCTTCAAACTGAAATTTGATCGTATTTATCGCATTGTAAATGATCTGAAACAAGTTTTGGAAGGTGGGGAAATAGGGTGA